The genomic segment CAGGCCGTTGGGCAGCAGGTCGGTCACTGCCACCGCCAACAACCGTCCGTCGAGACGAAATTCGTAGAAGCGCGAAAAGGGCAGGTCGCGGACCAGAAAGGTCGAAAACTGATCGCGGCTCGGCGGGTACATATCGCCATCGGCGTGGCGCTGTTCGATGTAGCGTTGATAGAGATCGAAATACTCTTCACTGAATTGCGGCTTGGCGGGCCGTACCTGCAAATCGGTGTTGCGCTTGAAAATACGTTTCTGCTGACGGTTCGCAAGAAACTGCGCCACAGGAATGCGCGCCGGGACGCACGCGTTGCAATTCTGGCAATGGGGCCGGTAAAGATGATCGCCGCTGCGACGAAAACCCATTTCCGACAGGTCTGCGTAGACGTGCACATCCATGGGCTGGCTGGGGTCGAGGAACAGCGTTGTCGCCTGCTCCTCGGGCAGATAGCTGCAAGAGTGGGGCTGAGTGGCATAGAACTTCAAACGCGCCAACTCGGTCATGATCAACCCTCGGGATAAGCTTTTGATAAGTGTAAGCCACGCGCACGAAAGTCGCTCAGCAAACCCATGTCGCGCGGTTGGGTTGGTCCAGATGCCCGGCCAGGTAGCCGGCAAACTCGCGACGGGGGATTGCCCGGGCGCCCAGGCTGTGCAGATGGTCGGTGGGCATCTGGCAGTCGATCAGCACAAAACCGGCGTCCTTGAGGTGTCGCACCAAGGTCGCGAAGCCGTATTTTGAGGCATTGTCGGCGCGACTGAACATGGATTCGCCGAAAAACAGCTGACCCATCGCCAGCCCATACAAACCACCGACCAGCTCACCCTGGTCCCAGACTTCCACCGAATGGGCGTAGCCGCGCTTGTGCAGCTCCAGATAGGCGTCTTGCATCGCTTCGGTGATCCAGGTGCCGTCGGCGTAATCCCGTGGCGCGGCGCAGGCGCGGATGACGGCGGAAAAATCCTGATCGAAGGTCACCTGGTAGCGTTGCTGGCGCAGCAACTTGTTGAGGCTG from the Pseudomonas sp. N3-W genome contains:
- a CDS encoding arginyltransferase, with amino-acid sequence MTELARLKFYATQPHSCSYLPEEQATTLFLDPSQPMDVHVYADLSEMGFRRSGDHLYRPHCQNCNACVPARIPVAQFLANRQQKRIFKRNTDLQVRPAKPQFSEEYFDLYQRYIEQRHADGDMYPPSRDQFSTFLVRDLPFSRFYEFRLDGRLLAVAVTDLLPNGLSAVYTFYEPAEERRSLGRYAILWQIGEARRLGLEAVYLGYWIKNCKKMNYKTQYRPIELLINQRWVVLN
- the aat gene encoding leucyl/phenylalanyl-tRNA--protein transferase — its product is MLTWLQRNTLIFPPLEKAMRDPNGLLAAGGDLSADRLIQAYRHGCFPWFSEGQPILWWSPDPRTVLFPDELHVSRSLNKLLRQQRYQVTFDQDFSAVIRACAAPRDYADGTWITEAMQDAYLELHKRGYAHSVEVWDQGELVGGLYGLAMGQLFFGESMFSRADNASKYGFATLVRHLKDAGFVLIDCQMPTDHLHSLGARAIPRREFAGYLAGHLDQPNRATWVC